The Bacillaceae bacterium IKA-2 DNA window CCTGCTTTTGAAAACTGGCTTCAGGAAATTTTAACATGGGAACAAAATGGAGTAGAGCGGCAAGTTGTTTTTATTGGAACAGATGTTGGCAAAGGAATTGTGCCAATTGAAAAAGAACAACGCTTAATAAGAGATGAAGTTGGCAGGTGCTTTCAGCTGCTTGCAAAAAAAGCAACGAATGTTTCACTAATATGGTATGGATTACAGCAATCACTAAAATAATAGGGGGCGTTTTTGATGAAATTGTATACAAGAACAGGTGATGAAGGAAAGACAAGTGTCATTGGCGGAAGATTGGATAAGGATCATGTCCGAGTCGAAGCTTATGGAACCATTGATGAAGCAAATTGTTTTGTAGGTGTTGCAGCAACTCAACTTGATCAAAAATTATTTCCAGACATTTTAGCAGAACTAGAAAAAATTCAACATGAACTCTTTGATTGTGGTGGAGATTTAGCGATGATCTCTACTAAATACCCGTATAAAGCTACTGAAGAGATGATTACGTTTTTAGAGAATCGGATCGATGAGTATATTGTCGAGGCTCCTGAGTTAGAAAAATTTATATTGCCAGGTGGAACACCAGCAGCCGCAACGATTCACGTTTGTCGAACAGTTA harbors:
- a CDS encoding cob(I)yrinic acid a,c-diamide adenosyltransferase — its product is MKLYTRTGDEGKTSVIGGRLDKDHVRVEAYGTIDEANCFVGVAATQLDQKLFPDILAELEKIQHELFDCGGDLAMISTKYPYKATEEMITFLENRIDEYIVEAPELEKFILPGGTPAAATIHVCRTVTRRAERLVVQLQKIDTTNPIVLKYINRLSDYFFAIGRVINHRNGVKDVEYERSAIVFRDGKRKEDE